Genomic segment of Leptolyngbya sp. CCY15150:
ACTGGGTAGCCAGGGCCACGTCGGCGGCGTCTCGACCATAGGCAATGATGATGCGATCGCCCCGAGGTTCTGCCTGAGTTGCATCAAAGGTATACCAGCGATCGCCCACGTAGGCCTCAAACCAGGCGTGTAGATCCATCGGCTTGAGGTCGTACAGATAACCCACGACCATGCGGGCTGGGATGGTGAGGCTACGGCAGAGGGCGATGCCTAGGTGGACAAAATCGCGGCAGACGCCGACTCGGTTTTGTTCGGTTTCTAAGGCTGAGGTAGAGGCATTGCTGGTGTCGTATTGGTAGTCGATATGGGTGTGAATCCAGTGGCGGATGGCCTCAACTTGGTCGTAGGCAGGCTCGATGTCGGCCACAATGTCGTTGGCTAAATCGGCCATCAGGTCGGACTGACAGTAGCGGCTGGGCAAGAGAAACTGAAGGGTAGCGTGGGGCAGGTCTTGCACGGGCACAAATTCGGCCCCAAACTGCACATGGATGCGATCGGCAACTTCAGCGGTGACGGTACTGCGCACCCGCAGTTGCCCGGTGGGTACTACCAGCCGCTGACAGAGGTTGCCGTAGCTATCTGCGTAGTCCACGGTGGGCACTTGGGGCTCAAACTGTAGGCTGGTCTGAAGAATGTGTTGGGCTGATCCCCTCTGGGGTTGCAGCATCAAAATAAGCGGCGCAGGCTCCGCTGTCTCAAACAAAAGTTCACACCCGGCATTGAGTCGCATTAAATCTCTCAGTAATCTTCCTAACCCATAACTATGATCGGACTCTAACAATCCCAAGTCGCGATAACTGATAAGAGCCAAGCCGCGATCGCATCTTGCTGATCGGGCGGGAGTTGCTGGGATTGAGCGATCGCCTGTCGAAGCAGTTCAGTCATAGTTCAGTAACGGCAATCCCCGCCTTGTCACATAGCCTCTTAATCTTAATCAATGCTTGAACAGATTGCTGAAAATGCCTGAAAAATCCAAAATGAGAATGATTGACAGGGAATCTACAGGCAGCTTTGCATAACGGTAAAATGCAGCGGCGGTAGGTAACCTCAAGCTCAGCACCAGCGGTGAGCGTTCGTTGCCATGATGTTTTAGTGAGATAATACCGCCGATCGCTCGCCAACGACTAACCTTTCCCTCCCACCGCTCGCTTCTCACTCCTGCCCCGTCACTGGCTTCTGGGTGCAAAGACTAACTATCAAGGGTTTGACAAAGTTCTTCGATAGATTTCATTGGAACGTATAGCTTCATAGGATCTTGCTTAAATTGTTGAAAGCCGTACTTGGTGTAGAATTTCAAGGCTTGCTCATCTAAAGCTTCTGCTATCACAGCTAGAGAGGCAATTTGTGTAGAGACACCCAGCGATTTCTTAAGAGCATCTACCAACATCAGCTCTCCGAATTTCTTACCTTTATGCTTATTATCTACAGCTAAACGGCCCAACAGTGTAGCGGGCAATCGTGGGTAACGAGGGAGGCGTTTTGCAGA
This window contains:
- a CDS encoding transglutaminase family protein, with the protein product MRLNAGCELLFETAEPAPLILMLQPQRGSAQHILQTSLQFEPQVPTVDYADSYGNLCQRLVVPTGQLRVRSTVTAEVADRIHVQFGAEFVPVQDLPHATLQFLLPSRYCQSDLMADLANDIVADIEPAYDQVEAIRHWIHTHIDYQYDTSNASTSALETEQNRVGVCRDFVHLGIALCRSLTIPARMVVGYLYDLKPMDLHAWFEAYVGDRWYTFDATQAEPRGDRIIIAYGRDAADVALATQYGPLQLTEMEVWVQAASQ
- a CDS encoding GNAT family N-acetyltransferase; protein product: MVLKIELLDSRKHSRSEFSCGKDSLDNYLRKQASQDLKKRVATVFVLVDDPDFNVLAYYTLSSFTVDITALDEASAKRLPRYPRLPATLLGRLAVDNKHKGKKFGELMLVDALKKSLGVSTQIASLAVIAEALDEQALKFYTKYGFQQFKQDPMKLYVPMKSIEELCQTLDS